Sequence from the Maribellus comscasis genome:
TCGATAGAGAAAACCACTTCACAGCCCGGAAACACGTCATCTTCTTTGTCAGTAATTACGATGTGCCGCCGATTAGGTAAAGGCCACTTTGGCAACGAAAGCAAAGTGTTTCTTCCCATAATTAAACTGTGCCCCGAAGTAATTTCCTTAAAACGTTTTAAATCGTTGGGTAAATGAAAAAGCAAGTCGTTATTTTTACCGATGGCGAAATTCTCGGCAATAGCAACAATAATGGATATATTTTTATGGATCATATTTAAAATCGCTCAATTAACAATCTTCAACACTTAAATTTCAGAGATAAACTACTCAAACTTTGAATTTATCTTTTGCAACAAAACTAAACGGCCACAATCCCTTTTATGTGCGGGTGAGACAAATATCCTACCAACTCAAAATCTTCAAATTTAAAATCAAAAATACTTTTGACCTCCGGATTAATTTTCATTGCCGGCAAGGGATAGGGTTCACGGCTGAGTTGCAGTTTCACCTGCTCAATATGATTGGAATAAATATGCACATCGCCAAATGTATGCACAAAATCGCCAGCTTCCAGGCCTGTGACCTGTGCTATCATCATGGTCAACAATGCATAGGAAGCAATATTAAACGGAACACCCAAAAAAACATCGGCGCTGCGCTGGTAAAGCTGGCATGAAAGTTTTCCATTATTTACATAAAACTGAAAAAGGGTATGACAAGGAGGAAGTCCGGCTTTTGCCATCTCTTCTACTTCCGGCGGATTCCAGGCAGAAACAATCAGGCGCCTTCCATTGGGACTTTCTTTGTTTTTCCGGAGATATTTAATTTCATCAACCACCCATTTAATCTGGTCGATTCCGGAAAAGTCGCGCCACTGTTTTCCGTAAACCGGACCAAGTTCGCCCCAAACGGCGGCAAATTTTTCGTCTTCCGCTACTTTCTGTGAAAATTCACGAATCGATTCCTCCTGAAAGTCCGGACTGTTTTTATACCGTCTGTACGGCCAGTCGTCCCAGATATGGACATTATTTTGGGCAAGATATCTAAGATTTGTATCGCCCGCCAAAAACCAAAGCAACTCATGAATAATCGATTTCAAATGCAGCTTTTTGGTTGTTACCGCCGGGAATCCCTCGCTCAAATCAAAACGCATCTGGTGCCCAAATCTACTTATGGTACCCGTTCCTGTACGATCACCTTTTTCACTTCCTTTTTCAAGAATGGTTTCCAATAAATCTAAATACTGCCTCATTTTTTTTGTTTGATGCAAAAATAAAGTTTTGAAAAGAAGAGATTTCTTATTTTAACATTTAAATATCCACAAATATTGATACGTTGTCAACTTTTATAACGAAAATCAGGGATTTAAGCGGGCTCCACACTTTTTACAAAAAACAGCATCATCGTCGTGTTTATCGTGCAAACAACTTGGGCAAACCTGGGTATTGCTTTCGCTTGTCGATTTCATCATTTCGGCAGTAACAATTCCGGTGGGAACAGCAATAATTGCGTAGCCCAAAATCATAACCACGCTGGCCAAAAATTGCCCCAGCGAAGTTTGCGGGCTGATGTCGCCATAACCAACAGTTGTAAGCGTTACAATTGCCCAGTATATACTTCTTGGAATACTTGTAAAACCGTGTGGTTCGCCTTCAACCAGGTACATCACTGTTCCTACAATCACCACAATGGTCACCACAAAAAATATAAAAACACTAATTTTTTCGCGGCTGGCCCACATTGCTCTGGCTAAAGTTCGTCCGGCATGCGTGTATCGTGTAAGCTTCAAAATCCTGAAAACCCGAAGTAAACGCAATATACGAATAACAACAAGACTGTGCGTACCAATAAGAAATAGTCCTAAATACGTGGGTATAACAGATAAAAAATCAATAATCCCATAAAAACTAAAGATATATTTGAATGCTTTTTTTACAATAATAACCCGAAGAATGTATTCTATTGAAAAAATAATGGTAATTGTCCACTCCATTATTCTAAGTATACTCCGGTAATCTTCTCTTACAAAGGGAACGCTTTCAAGCATCACCAGTGCGATACTCAACAAAATTACAAATAGTAAAACCACATCAAAAACTTTGCCTTCCTTTGTATCGGCTTCAAAAATTACTTCGTATAATTTATCCCGGGTATTTTTCATAAGTTATTTCAACAACTAAATATAAGGAATGGTTGCTAAAGAAAAAAGCCCACCATCAGATGACAGCGGGCTTCCCCTAAAATTTACGATTATTATCTATTGTTAAAGCACACTTTCCACATTTTCAAAGGGGAGATTAAACGCCTCAGCTACTCCTTCGTACACTACTTTCCCATCTACAACATTTAATCCTTTTCGCAACGGTACGCTATCAACACAAGCCTGCTTCCACCCTTTGTTCGCAATCTGAATGGCATAAGGTAAGGTCGCGTTGGTAAGTGCAATAGTTGAAGTACGCGGAACCGCACCCGGCATGTTGGCAACGCAATAATGAATAACATCATCGATTGTAAATGTTGGCTCAGCATGTGTTGTTGCAACTGTGGTTTCAAAACAACCGCCCTGGTCAACAGCAACATCCACCAAAACAGTTCCGGCTTTCATGGTTTTTAACATATCGCGGGTAACAAGGTGCGGAGCTTTTGCTCCGGGAATCAGCACTGCACCTATAATTACATCGTGTGTTTGCACCATTTCACGAATGTTAAATTCGTTACTCATCATTGTTTTTACATTGGCCGGCATAATATCATCGAGATAGCGCAGGCGTTTTAGCGACACATCCATTATGGTTACATCTGCACCTAATCCGGCAGCCATTTTTGCTGCTTCGGTCCCCACAATTCCTCCACCTATAATCAAAACTTTTGCTGGCAATACACCTGGCACACCGCCCAGAAGAACACCGTAACCACCGTATGTTTTTTCCAAATATTTTGCACCTTCCTGAACCGACATTCTTCCGGCTAC
This genomic interval carries:
- a CDS encoding dihydrofolate reductase; its protein translation is MIHKNISIIVAIAENFAIGKNNDLLFHLPNDLKRFKEITSGHSLIMGRNTLLSLPKWPLPNRRHIVITDKEDDVFPGCEVVFSIEEAIEKVTNEKEAFIIGGGMVYRQFYPVAGKLYLTLVHKPFDADVYFPEIDYLEWKETSREDFFDEKNDFNYSYLNLERKDI
- the thyA gene encoding thymidylate synthase, translated to MRQYLDLLETILEKGSEKGDRTGTGTISRFGHQMRFDLSEGFPAVTTKKLHLKSIIHELLWFLAGDTNLRYLAQNNVHIWDDWPYRRYKNSPDFQEESIREFSQKVAEDEKFAAVWGELGPVYGKQWRDFSGIDQIKWVVDEIKYLRKNKESPNGRRLIVSAWNPPEVEEMAKAGLPPCHTLFQFYVNNGKLSCQLYQRSADVFLGVPFNIASYALLTMMIAQVTGLEAGDFVHTFGDVHIYSNHIEQVKLQLSREPYPLPAMKINPEVKSIFDFKFEDFELVGYLSHPHIKGIVAV
- a CDS encoding ion transporter — translated: MKNTRDKLYEVIFEADTKEGKVFDVVLLFVILLSIALVMLESVPFVREDYRSILRIMEWTITIIFSIEYILRVIIVKKAFKYIFSFYGIIDFLSVIPTYLGLFLIGTHSLVVIRILRLLRVFRILKLTRYTHAGRTLARAMWASREKISVFIFFVVTIVVIVGTVMYLVEGEPHGFTSIPRSIYWAIVTLTTVGYGDISPQTSLGQFLASVVMILGYAIIAVPTGIVTAEMMKSTSESNTQVCPSCLHDKHDDDAVFCKKCGARLNP
- the ald gene encoding alanine dehydrogenase — encoded protein: MIIGVPKEIKNNENRIALTPAGAAELVKHGHEVYVQAGGGNGSGFHDEDYIAAGAIILPTIEDVYGIAEMIIKVKEPIEPEYKLIKKGQILYTYFHFASSEVLTNAMIENGSVCLAYETVELADRSLPLLVPMSEVAGRMSVQEGAKYLEKTYGGYGVLLGGVPGVLPAKVLIIGGGIVGTEAAKMAAGLGADVTIMDVSLKRLRYLDDIMPANVKTMMSNEFNIREMVQTHDVIIGAVLIPGAKAPHLVTRDMLKTMKAGTVLVDVAVDQGGCFETTVATTHAEPTFTIDDVIHYCVANMPGAVPRTSTIALTNATLPYAIQIANKGWKQACVDSVPLRKGLNVVDGKVVYEGVAEAFNLPFENVESVL